The Xiphias gladius isolate SHS-SW01 ecotype Sanya breed wild chromosome 7, ASM1685928v1, whole genome shotgun sequence genome window below encodes:
- the bace2 gene encoding beta-secretase 2, whose translation MAYTTSASIWAFALSFYFGVSKCYFSIPLKMYTGKYNVSSEVDLSPLRRVALSSDGNGLSLASDPTGTVNFLDMVNNLEGDSGRGYYIEMSIGTPGQKLNILVDTGSSNFAVAAAQHPFITHYFNTALSSTYQTAGRTVAVRYTQGNWEGELGIDHVSIPKGPNGTIIINIAAILSSDGFFLPGVNWQGILGLAYPMLARPDSSVEPFFNSVVQQLGIPDIFSLQMCGAGLSASSTADPAGGSLILGGAEPTLYQGSVWYTPIIEEWYYQVEVLKLEVGDQNLDLDCREYNMDKAIVDSGTTLLRLPVNVFNAVIEAITRSSLIQDFSSGFWDGTKLACWMKGETPWRFFPKLSIYLRATNTSQSFRITILPQLYIQPITDVDGTLDCFRFGLSSSANGLVIGATVMEGFYVVFDRAQRRLGFALSNCAVSGGMALSEIAGPFSAADVAADCSGGTLKEPVLWVISYTLMAVCAVVLIILLLLLVLPCRRRDYSGEITDESSLVRHRIK comes from the exons ATGGCTTACACCACTTCGGCTTCGATATGGGCATTTGCTTTGAGTTTTTACTTCGGCGTATCCAAGTGTTACTTTTCCATACCGCTGAAAATGTACACAGGGAAGTACAACGTTTCCTCAGAGGTGGATTTGAGTCCTCTTCGGCGAGTAGCATTAAGCTCTGATGGAAACGGTCTCTCTCTGGCCTCTGATCCAACTGGAACAGTGAACTTTCTGGACATGGTCAATAACTTGGAAGGGGACTCTGGAAGAGGTTACTACATAGAAATGTCAATTGGTACTCCCGGTCAAAAG ctaaACATCCTGGTGGATACGGGCAGCAGTAACTTTGCTGTGGCAGCGGCCCAACACCCATTTATTACTCACTACTTCAACACTGCACT TTCCAGTACCTACCAGACAGCTGGTCGGACTGTAGCTGTCAGGTACACCCAGGGCAACTGGGAAGGTGAACTGGGCATCGACCATGTCTCCATCCCCAAAGGCCCAAATGGgaccatcatcatcaacataGCAGCCATCCTGTCATCTGACGGCTTCTTCCTTCCTGGGGTCAACTGGCAGGGCATTTTGGGACTGGCCTATCCCATGCTGGCTCGG CCCGACTCATCTGTGGAGCCCTTTTTCAACTCTGTGGTGCAACAGCTGGGAATTCCTGACATCTTTTCCCTCCAGATGTGCGGTGCTGGACTGTCAGCCAGCAGCACAGCAGACCCTGCAGGTGGCAGTCTT ATCCTGGGAGGGGCTGAACCAACTCTGTATCAGGGTTCGGTGTGGTACACCCCCATAATAGAGGAGTGGTACTACCAAGTGGAGGTTTTGAAGCTGGAGGTTGGCGACCAGAATCTGGACCTGGATTGCAGAGAG tatAACATGGATAAAGCTATAGTTGACAGTGGGACGACACTGCTGCGACTTCCTGTCAACGTCTTCAATGCGGTGATAGAAGCCATCACACGTAGTTCTCTG ATCCAGGATTTTTCTTCAGGGTTCTGGGACGGCACTAAGCTTGCATGCTGGATGAAGGGAGAGACCCCCTGGAGGTTTTTCCCCAAACTGTCCATCTATCTGAGAGCCACAAACACCAGCCAGTCCTTTCGTATTACCATCCTGCCTCAG CTGTACATCCAGCCAATCACAGACGTGGACGGCACATTGGACTGCTTCCGTTTCGGATTGTCTTCGTCAGCTAATGGCCTGGTGATCGGCGCTACTGTTATGGAAGGCTTCTACGTGGTGTTTGACCGTGCCCAGCGGAGACTGGGCTTCGCACTCAGCAACTGTGCAG TGAGCGGTGGAATGGCTCTGTCAGAGATTGCAGGACCCTTCTCAGCGGCAGACGTGGCGGCCGACTGCTCCGGCGGGACGCTGAAGGAGCCTGTTCTGTGGGTCATCTCCTATACCCTGATGGCGGTCTGCGCCGTGGTCCTCATCatcctgttgctgctgctggtcctTCCCTGCCGACGCAGAGACTACTCCGGGGAGATAACCGACGAGTCCTCGCTGGTCCGCCACCGCATCAAGTGA
- the LOC120792431 gene encoding transmembrane protease serine 2-like has product MTTNPYLDSGSCFVRDDGERKLPPPSRSDVKPQYVHHLAPKPPPEISHSVPKQKDVKQRCLKFTVAAVICLLLLLLLAGILLAYYFSSPCVHGMQCGGDDGSCVWESQWCDGVKDCPAGQDEANCVRLHGSSFLLQIYSTQTKNWRTVCSHGWTDMQGRASCRTIGYSRGTYFKSGQQKTDSADGSLIVKSDISPGAFIVQQLVLSKTCPNNSVVTLRCTDCGRWVNSSSAPGGQLASPGSWPWQVSLQIGGSHRCAGAIISPYWIVTSAHCVARVSSPGDWAVYAGIVDPVGTLFNPAYPVSRIIAHEGYNSLTRRNDIALMRLTTALDITASSNTRPVCLPNAGLNVTAPAMGWITRFGHTANGDPGSPYLMEAQVSLIDTAECNRSIAYNGRISQDMLCAREMEAGTDMCHTDSGPPLVSLKNGLWWLIGESIWGEHCTEQNKPGVYGNVTYFLDWIYCQMKKQQGD; this is encoded by the exons atgaccacCAATCCG TACCTGGACTCAGGTTCTTGTTTCGTCCGTGACGACGGAGAGAGGAAACTTCCGCCACCCAGCCGATCAGATGTGAAGCCTCAGTATGTTCACCATCTGGCGCCAAAACCTCCACCCGAGATCAGCCACTCCGTCCCCAAACAGAAAG aTGTAAAACAGAGGTGTCTCAAgttcactgtggctgctgtgaTCTGTCTGCTGCTCCTTCTGCTGCTGGCTGGAATCCTCCTCGCTTATTACT TTTCCTCGCCCTGTGTGCACGGGATGCAGTGCGGTGGTGATGACGGGAGCTGCGTGTGGGAGTCCCAGTGGTGTGACGGAGTGAAAGACTGTCCAGCTGGCCAGGATGAAGCTAACTGTG tGAGGCTCCATGGTTCCAGTTTCCTTCTCCAGATCTACTCAACTCAGACTAAAAACTGGAGGACTGTTTGTTCTCACGGCTGGACCGACATGCAGGGTAGAGCAAGCTGCCGGACCATTGGATACAGCAG GGGCACATATTTTAAATCCGGCCAACAGAAGACCGACTCTGCTGATGGATCCCTAATAGTGAAGTCTGATATCAGCCCGGGGGCATTCATAGTGCAACAGCTTGTGCTCAG CAAAACCTGTCCCAACAACAGTGTAGTGACTTTGCGTTGTACTG ATTGTGGGCGCTGGGTGAACTCCAGCAGTGCTCCTGGGGGCCAGCTGGCGTCCCCCGGGTCCTGGCCTTGGCAGGTCAGTCTGCAGATTGGGGGATCCCACCGCTGTGCGGGAGCCATCATCTCTCCCTACTGGATAGTGACTTCAGCGCATTGTGTGGCCAG GGTCTCCAGTCCCGGAGACTGGGCAGTGTATGCTGGGATAGTGGATCCCGTAGGCACTCTGTTTAACCCTGCTTACCCTGTGAGTCGCATCATAGCCCACGAGGGCTACAACAGCCTCACTCGAAGGAATGACATCGCTCTGATGAGGCTCACGACAGCTCTGGACATCACAG CCTCCAGTAATACCAGACCTGTGTGCCTCCCAAATGCTGGTCTAAACGTCACAGCTCCTGCAATGGGCTGGATTACACGGTTTGGTCACACAGCAAATGGAG ACCCTGGCTCTCCATACCTGATGGAAGCTCAGGTCTCTCTCATAGATACCGCAGAGTGCAACAGGTCCATTGCTTACAATGGCAGGATATCACAGGACATGTTATGTGCCAGAGAGATGGAGGCAGGAACGGACATGTGCCAT ACTGACAGTGGCCCCCCTCTGGTGTCCCTGAAAAATGGGCTATGGTGGCTCATAGGGGAAAGTATCTGGGGGGAACACTGTACTGAGCAGAACAAACCGGGTGTTTATGGCAACGTCACCTATTTTTTGGACTGGATCTACTGTCAGATGAAG aaGCAACAAGGTGACTGA